In Sphingomonas psychrotolerans, the following proteins share a genomic window:
- a CDS encoding ABC transporter ATP-binding protein produces the protein MAPTDAAGPRTGPASYADLFSVLGHVRIDRTALTVAVLLTLVEVGGTLGFPLLTRTIVDGTGAMAATSDGLFGRPVIVQLVLVLLAAAVAAAVARYVTSRAGLSLGAGLRSAAIERLVAAPVTYLDGLTSGEVTSRVINDTKAVAQLISRESLNAASAVLLLTGAALVLFSMDAALAGILFGVIGAAFLAMLPVMLTMAAVAYRTQDETAKLSGRLTQVFAEMRMVKTFGAEERERRRADTGISALFALGCRSARIEAALSPVMTLAVTTSLVTILAYGGMRVAAGTLSSGTLTAFLLYIFTVVGPLAQLTSFFSQLSVARGASTRLAEVLRLAPEWSAPATTRSASRTPKALTFEQVRFSYGDRLALSLDSLVFAPGSRTAIIGPSGSGKSTLLALIERFYTPDQGSIRHGAENITGIPLREWRARIGYVAQTSAMLSGSVRDNLLYGIDRPVGEEAIASALALSRSDGFVAALPGGLDTQIGERGARLSGGERQRLAIARMFLRDPEILLLDEATSSLDEENAHLVLQGLEALMRGRTCILVTHRMSGLESMDQIVALDGGEMVERGAPEALLSGSGFYRRLVHRQFVQEKSA, from the coding sequence GTGGCGCCCACCGACGCCGCAGGTCCCAGGACGGGGCCTGCATCCTATGCCGATCTGTTCTCGGTATTGGGCCATGTCCGCATCGATCGCACGGCGCTCACCGTCGCGGTGCTGCTGACCTTGGTGGAGGTGGGCGGCACGCTCGGCTTTCCGCTGCTCACCCGCACGATTGTCGACGGGACGGGCGCGATGGCGGCGACCTCCGACGGGCTGTTCGGCCGGCCGGTGATCGTCCAGCTGGTTCTGGTATTGCTGGCCGCCGCGGTCGCTGCGGCGGTCGCGCGCTACGTCACCAGCCGGGCAGGGCTTTCGCTCGGGGCCGGGCTGCGCAGCGCGGCGATCGAGCGGCTGGTGGCGGCACCGGTCACTTATCTGGATGGGCTCACCAGCGGCGAAGTGACCAGCCGCGTGATCAACGATACCAAGGCGGTGGCGCAGCTGATCTCGCGCGAGAGCCTCAACGCGGCTTCCGCTGTGCTGCTGCTGACCGGCGCCGCGCTGGTGCTGTTCTCGATGGATGCCGCACTCGCCGGCATCCTCTTCGGAGTGATCGGCGCGGCGTTCCTCGCCATGCTGCCGGTGATGTTGACTATGGCAGCAGTGGCCTATCGCACCCAGGACGAGACCGCGAAGCTCAGCGGCCGCCTGACTCAAGTCTTCGCCGAGATGCGGATGGTGAAGACCTTTGGCGCCGAAGAGCGCGAGCGCCGCCGCGCCGATACCGGGATTTCGGCGCTGTTCGCGCTCGGCTGCCGGTCCGCGCGGATCGAGGCTGCGCTCAGCCCAGTGATGACGCTGGCGGTGACCACCTCGCTGGTGACGATCCTCGCTTATGGCGGGATGCGCGTTGCGGCTGGAACGTTGTCCTCGGGCACGCTGACTGCGTTCTTGCTGTACATCTTCACCGTCGTCGGGCCGCTGGCGCAGCTGACCAGCTTTTTCTCGCAACTCTCGGTCGCACGCGGCGCCTCAACCAGGCTGGCCGAAGTGCTGCGCCTCGCCCCCGAATGGTCGGCGCCGGCCACCACCCGCTCCGCCAGCCGCACCCCCAAGGCCCTGACCTTCGAGCAGGTCCGCTTCAGCTATGGGGATCGGCTGGCGCTGTCGCTCGACAGCCTTGTATTCGCGCCGGGCAGCCGCACCGCGATCATCGGACCCAGCGGCTCGGGCAAGTCGACTCTGCTCGCTTTGATCGAGCGCTTCTACACGCCCGATCAAGGCAGCATCCGCCATGGCGCCGAGAACATCACGGGGATCCCGCTGCGCGAATGGCGCGCACGGATCGGCTATGTCGCGCAGACCTCGGCGATGCTCTCTGGCAGCGTCCGCGACAATCTCCTCTACGGAATCGACCGTCCGGTCGGCGAAGAAGCGATCGCCAGCGCGCTTGCATTGTCCCGGTCGGACGGTTTCGTGGCGGCACTCCCCGGGGGCTTGGACACCCAGATTGGCGAACGCGGTGCGCGGTTGTCGGGCGGCGAGCGCCAGCGGCTCGCGATCGCCCGGATGTTCCTGCGCGATCCCGAGATTCTGCTCCTCGACGAAGCCACGTCGAGCCTCGACGAGGAAAACGCCCATCTCGTCCTGCAGGGGCTCGAAGCGCTGATGCGCGGGCGCACTTGCATCCTCGTCACCCACCGTATGTCGGGGCTGGAGTCGATGGACCAGATCGTGGCGCTCGACGGCGGCGAGATGGTGGAACGCGGCGCGCCCGAGGCCCTGCTGTCCGGCTCCGGCTTCTACCGCCGCCTCGTTCACCGCCAGTTCGTCCAGGAGAAATCCGCATGA
- a CDS encoding efflux RND transporter periplasmic adaptor subunit, producing MTATVADRLRELRLDREPTSAIPKAAHAVRVERNGRRSLVPLLLTGLASLTFGSVTTAALMGSTDGEPAAVAAVPVLPAAPAPGASVTSLVAAGFVVPQRGGTVGSQVTGQLRQVLVAEGDHVQAGQIIARVDDSDARAALDRAIAAQAEARQTVAALGYQRRQAVATLARRQALSQRGFTTKAALEESQAESGMLGARIAAAEAALSGATAGVRAAHVMLDRYAIRAPFAGVVIEKNAEVGELVSPISAGGGFTRTGVVTLVDMASLQVEADVNEAYISGIRSGQRVVLTFDALPGERFEAAVSAIVPSADRNRATVRVNIAFVRRDPRILPQMAAKAAFLSTGDRS from the coding sequence ATGACCGCAACCGTCGCCGACCGGCTGCGCGAGCTCAGGCTCGATCGGGAGCCCACCAGCGCGATCCCCAAGGCGGCACACGCTGTCCGCGTCGAACGCAATGGCCGTCGCTCGCTGGTGCCGCTGCTTCTCACCGGGCTCGCAAGCCTGACCTTCGGCAGCGTCACGACCGCGGCGCTGATGGGGAGCACTGACGGCGAGCCTGCCGCGGTCGCCGCGGTGCCGGTCCTGCCGGCAGCCCCGGCCCCCGGGGCGTCCGTGACCAGCCTGGTCGCCGCCGGGTTCGTTGTGCCGCAGCGCGGAGGCACGGTCGGCTCGCAGGTTACCGGGCAGCTTCGTCAGGTGCTCGTTGCCGAAGGCGACCACGTCCAAGCCGGCCAGATCATCGCTCGGGTCGACGATTCGGACGCGCGTGCGGCGCTGGACCGGGCAATCGCCGCGCAGGCAGAAGCACGCCAAACGGTGGCCGCGCTCGGGTACCAACGCCGCCAGGCGGTCGCTACTCTGGCGCGGCGCCAGGCGCTCAGCCAGCGCGGCTTCACCACAAAGGCGGCGCTCGAGGAAAGCCAGGCCGAGAGCGGGATGCTGGGCGCGCGCATCGCGGCCGCCGAAGCCGCGCTAAGCGGCGCGACCGCAGGGGTGCGCGCGGCGCATGTCATGCTCGATCGCTACGCGATCCGAGCACCTTTTGCGGGGGTGGTGATCGAGAAGAATGCCGAAGTCGGCGAACTCGTCTCGCCGATTTCGGCGGGCGGCGGCTTCACCCGCACCGGAGTGGTGACCCTGGTCGACATGGCCAGCCTGCAGGTCGAGGCCGACGTCAACGAAGCCTATATCAGCGGCATCCGCTCGGGCCAGCGCGTGGTGCTGACGTTCGATGCACTTCCCGGCGAGCGGTTCGAGGCCGCGGTATCCGCGATCGTCCCCTCGGCAGACCGCAACCGCGCCACTGTGCGCGTCAACATCGCGTTCGTGCGCCGCGATCCGCGCATTCTTCCGCAAATGGCCGCGAAAGCGGCGTTCCTTTCCACAGGAGACCGGTCGTGA
- a CDS encoding ABC transporter ATP-binding protein: MQRIPTTDNLIDIVDLSKSYRRGSTEVPIFDKLSLSIERGRFVALMGPSGSGKTTLLNMLAGIDRPNSGMLAVDGERIDSYSESGLTRWRAQTLGFIFQFYNLMPMLTAAQNVELPLLLHRMSAKERRRRVDTALDVVGLADRARHRPRELSGGQQQRVAIARALVADPKLILADEPTGDLDRPSANSVLEILRLLTDELGKTVVMVTHDPVAARAADVTLHLEKGCFVNEAIAA, translated from the coding sequence ATGCAGCGCATTCCCACCACCGACAATCTCATCGACATCGTCGATCTGTCCAAGAGCTATCGCCGCGGCAGCACCGAAGTGCCGATCTTCGACAAATTGTCGCTCTCGATCGAGCGCGGACGGTTCGTCGCACTGATGGGGCCGTCCGGATCGGGCAAAACCACTCTGCTCAACATGCTGGCCGGCATAGATCGCCCCAATAGCGGCATGCTCGCCGTCGATGGCGAACGCATCGATAGCTATAGCGAGTCGGGCCTTACCCGATGGCGCGCGCAGACGCTCGGCTTCATCTTCCAATTCTACAATCTGATGCCGATGCTCACCGCGGCGCAGAATGTCGAGTTGCCGCTGCTGCTCCACCGGATGAGCGCGAAGGAGCGCCGCCGCCGCGTCGATACTGCGCTCGACGTGGTCGGGCTGGCTGACCGCGCCCGGCATCGGCCGCGCGAGCTTTCGGGCGGACAGCAGCAGCGCGTCGCGATCGCCCGCGCACTAGTCGCCGATCCCAAGCTGATCCTCGCCGACGAGCCTACCGGCGATCTCGACCGGCCTAGCGCCAATTCGGTGCTCGAAATCCTGCGGCTGCTCACCGACGAACTCGGCAAGACCGTCGTGATGGTCACCCATGATCCCGTCGCCGCGCGCGCGGCCGACGTCACGCTCCACCTCGAAAAGGGATGCTTCGTCAACGAAGCGATCGCGGCATGA
- a CDS encoding ABC transporter permease, giving the protein MRETTLVRRNALRNPVRMLLMVGCIAVAFLIFGVLSAVATAFRLEDQPGAHERMMVVNRNGFQQTLPIAYARDVARQANVAVSSPVRMALVYWRQPKDIVSAVMVEPETYLGLSKDVVKVADEDRARFVATRDGLLVGRALAERYGWKRGDQVTLQSFTDLRDDGTRAWRFTVAGIYTAAQPGGSELAMAGHFAYYNEALLTGRDRINWVLIQGRDLAANDAMARTIDTGYANSAAATRTQSEAALGRAFLSQIGDLMLIVRLIVGAAFVVILCVVGNTLIFMVGERTGEIGVLKTLGFSRLRVARIFAGEVALIAVAGAVAGMSVAALIVSALATALKDVLPGMAMGASTFATAAGLVALLILLTGILPVLQASRVNIVEALGRK; this is encoded by the coding sequence ATGAGGGAGACCACGCTCGTCCGGCGCAATGCGCTGCGCAATCCGGTCCGCATGCTGCTAATGGTGGGATGCATTGCCGTCGCCTTCCTGATCTTCGGCGTGCTGAGCGCCGTCGCCACTGCGTTCCGGCTCGAGGATCAGCCCGGCGCGCACGAGCGGATGATGGTGGTAAACCGCAACGGCTTCCAGCAGACGCTGCCCATCGCCTACGCCCGCGACGTCGCCCGCCAGGCCAATGTCGCGGTTTCGAGCCCGGTGCGCATGGCCTTGGTCTATTGGCGCCAGCCCAAGGACATCGTCTCCGCAGTGATGGTCGAGCCCGAAACCTATCTCGGCCTGTCCAAGGACGTCGTGAAGGTCGCTGACGAGGACCGCGCGCGCTTCGTTGCCACGCGTGACGGCCTGCTGGTCGGCCGCGCATTGGCCGAACGCTATGGCTGGAAGCGTGGCGATCAAGTCACGCTGCAGAGCTTCACCGATTTGCGCGACGACGGTACGCGCGCCTGGCGCTTCACCGTGGCCGGGATCTACACCGCCGCCCAGCCCGGCGGCAGCGAACTCGCCATGGCCGGGCACTTCGCTTATTACAACGAAGCGCTGCTCACCGGGCGCGACCGCATCAACTGGGTCCTCATCCAGGGCCGCGACCTCGCCGCCAACGATGCGATGGCGCGCACGATCGACACCGGATACGCCAATTCGGCAGCGGCGACGCGCACGCAGAGCGAGGCTGCGCTCGGTCGCGCCTTCCTGTCGCAGATCGGCGATCTGATGCTGATCGTCCGGCTGATCGTCGGGGCGGCGTTCGTCGTCATCCTCTGCGTCGTCGGCAACACGCTGATCTTCATGGTCGGCGAGCGCACCGGGGAAATCGGGGTGCTCAAGACGCTCGGCTTCTCGCGACTGCGTGTCGCGCGGATCTTCGCGGGCGAAGTCGCACTGATTGCGGTCGCCGGCGCTGTCGCGGGCATGAGCGTCGCGGCGCTGATCGTCTCCGCGCTGGCCACCGCGCTGAAGGACGTGCTGCCCGGCATGGCGATGGGTGCGTCCACCTTCGCCACCGCGGCCGGGCTCGTAGCGCTGCTGATCCTGCTGACCGGCATCCTGCCGGTGCTACAGGCCAGCCGCGTCAACATCGTCGAAGCATTGGGGAGGAAATGA